Proteins from a genomic interval of Pelagibaculum spongiae:
- a CDS encoding peroxiredoxin has protein sequence MSVRIGDEAPDFTAQTTQGEINFHQWIGDGWAIIFSHPKDFTPVCTTELGYMAKLETEFSKRNCKIIGLSIDSVEDHLAWIGDIEETQRCKVNYPMIGDTQLEVAKQYDMIHPNASGDASTRKAPDNATIRSLFIIGPDKKVKLTITYPMSTGRNFKEILRVLDSIQLTAKHQVATPVNWENGEDVIIIPAVSDEQAKEKYPDGWQAPRPYLRIIPQPE, from the coding sequence ATGTCAGTAAGAATCGGTGATGAAGCTCCAGACTTCACCGCACAAACTACCCAAGGCGAAATTAATTTCCATCAATGGATTGGCGATGGTTGGGCGATTATTTTTTCTCATCCGAAAGACTTCACACCCGTTTGCACCACCGAATTAGGTTATATGGCGAAACTAGAAACTGAATTCAGTAAACGCAACTGTAAAATTATCGGGTTGAGCATTGATTCAGTAGAAGATCATCTCGCGTGGATTGGCGATATAGAAGAGACTCAAAGGTGCAAAGTCAACTACCCAATGATTGGCGACACGCAACTTGAAGTGGCTAAGCAATATGACATGATTCACCCTAATGCTAGCGGCGATGCATCCACTCGAAAAGCACCTGATAACGCGACTATTCGATCGCTGTTTATTATCGGCCCCGACAAAAAAGTTAAACTGACAATTACCTACCCAATGAGCACTGGGCGTAATTTTAAAGAAATCTTGCGTGTGTTAGATTCTATTCAGCTGACTGCCAAACATCAGGTAGCCACTCCCGTAAATTGGGAAAATGGTGAGGATGTTATTATTATTCCAGCTGTTTCTGATGAGCAGGCAAAAGAGAAATACCCTGATGGCTGGCAAGCACCTCGGCCTTATTTAAGAATTATTCCGCAGCCAGAATAG
- a CDS encoding ATP-binding cassette domain-containing protein — protein MLQIKQLQVLRDQKLLKYDFQLQQGKTLAVQGLSGVGKSTLLQVIAGFVAAEKGSVLWHGQSLLELPVEQRPVSYLFQQNNLFEHLSVIQNLMLGFADDTDQDQLLDKLVNAAIELQVDKQLEKKPTELSGGQRQRIAIIRTLLRPEPIILLDEPFAELDPTTRSLATQWVADIAKQQNKTILMVTHQSEDVQQLADEILQLQ, from the coding sequence ATGTTGCAGATTAAACAATTACAAGTGTTGCGTGACCAAAAGTTGCTGAAATATGATTTTCAGTTACAACAAGGAAAAACACTGGCAGTGCAGGGCTTGAGCGGTGTTGGAAAGTCGACCTTGTTGCAAGTAATTGCTGGCTTTGTAGCGGCAGAAAAAGGTTCTGTGTTATGGCATGGTCAATCATTATTAGAATTGCCGGTTGAACAACGACCGGTGAGTTATTTATTTCAGCAGAATAATTTATTTGAACATCTTTCGGTAATTCAGAATTTAATGCTGGGTTTTGCTGATGATACAGATCAAGACCAATTGCTAGATAAATTAGTCAATGCAGCCATTGAATTACAAGTCGATAAGCAGTTAGAAAAAAAGCCAACTGAGTTGTCCGGTGGTCAACGACAGCGCATTGCGATTATTCGTACTTTACTTCGCCCTGAGCCGATAATTTTGCTCGATGAACCCTTCGCAGAGCTGGATCCTACAACCCGTTCATTAGCGACTCAATGGGTAGCAGACATTGCAAAGCAGCAGAATAAAACCATTTTAATGGTGACGCACCAATCTGAAGATGTGCAGCAGCTAGCCGATGAAATTTTGCAGCTACAGTAG
- a CDS encoding ABC transporter permease subunit — MIKELLTRFSDLSGWLAYLLISLITLLSFYGLIGFSEGGPDWQLLSDSYFHSILSFSVKQALLSAVLSLLIAWPIARALYYVPSLPFKNSFLSLCMLCFVMPTLVLITGLVGLLGNNGFITSLLDQLLFGSWNLYGLNGILLAHVYLNMPFAIRIIYQQLNHIPDTSWQLAAQLKMSPWQKFKIIEWPSLSAHMLSLFGFVFVLCFNSFAIVLALGGGPQATTLEVAIYQSLKYDFNIPEALTLAWTQLIVAGGLYLLLNRLGKTNWLSADTGASQWLPKAAGLKKQLWRVLYAICWLCLLMPLLALLLSVLQSEQSLQWQQLLQPTLITLGLGLFSATVGLALGWLLLRPIRKLHLQGSKSRKAMVEWLASHSLVAPAIVVSVGLFIFLLPRFDIDRWGMIVVVILNTSVVIPFAIQKLKPRLFQFDAQYHSLARSLKLSGWPLWKIQWPFVRPVFLSTFGLLFVLAIGDVAIFSIFGNQQWQTLPWLIYSYAGSYRIAEASMASLVLLAICSLILWSSEKFQTEAAKGQASERNSKKEHEQVKTKERNHVAD; from the coding sequence TTGATTAAAGAACTTCTTACTCGCTTTAGCGATCTATCCGGCTGGTTGGCTTATCTGCTAATCAGCCTGATTACTTTATTATCTTTTTACGGGTTAATCGGATTTTCAGAAGGCGGCCCCGATTGGCAGCTATTATCTGATAGCTACTTTCACAGCATTCTATCTTTCTCAGTTAAGCAGGCTTTATTGAGTGCGGTATTATCGTTACTCATTGCCTGGCCAATTGCCCGCGCATTGTATTATGTGCCATCGCTGCCGTTTAAAAACAGCTTTTTAAGCTTATGCATGCTGTGCTTTGTTATGCCAACTTTGGTGCTAATTACCGGCCTAGTAGGCTTGTTAGGCAATAATGGATTTATTACATCGTTATTAGACCAGCTATTATTTGGCTCATGGAATCTGTATGGGCTGAATGGCATTTTGCTGGCGCATGTTTATTTAAATATGCCGTTTGCCATTCGAATAATTTACCAGCAGTTGAATCATATTCCTGATACTAGCTGGCAGTTAGCAGCGCAGTTAAAAATGAGTCCGTGGCAAAAATTTAAGATTATCGAATGGCCTAGTTTATCGGCACATATGCTGAGCTTATTTGGCTTTGTTTTTGTGTTGTGCTTTAACAGCTTCGCCATTGTACTGGCGTTAGGCGGTGGGCCGCAGGCGACCACACTAGAAGTGGCTATCTACCAATCGCTTAAATATGATTTTAATATCCCAGAAGCATTAACCTTGGCCTGGACGCAATTAATTGTTGCCGGTGGTTTATATCTGTTACTTAACCGATTAGGAAAAACCAATTGGTTGTCAGCCGATACCGGTGCAAGCCAATGGTTGCCTAAGGCTGCTGGTTTGAAAAAACAGCTGTGGCGAGTGCTCTACGCGATCTGTTGGTTATGTTTGTTAATGCCGCTACTGGCGCTGCTGTTAAGCGTTTTACAATCTGAGCAAAGCTTGCAATGGCAGCAGCTACTCCAACCCACCTTAATTACCCTTGGCTTAGGTCTATTCTCGGCAACCGTCGGCTTAGCTTTGGGCTGGTTATTGCTACGGCCAATCCGTAAGTTGCACTTGCAAGGTTCGAAAAGCCGAAAAGCAATGGTTGAATGGCTGGCGTCGCATAGTTTAGTTGCCCCGGCGATTGTGGTTTCTGTCGGTTTGTTTATCTTTTTACTGCCCAGATTCGATATTGACCGCTGGGGAATGATTGTTGTGGTGATTTTAAATACTTCGGTGGTTATTCCCTTTGCGATTCAGAAATTAAAACCGCGTCTATTTCAATTTGATGCGCAATATCACTCGCTGGCCCGTTCATTAAAATTATCCGGCTGGCCGCTGTGGAAAATTCAATGGCCATTTGTTCGGCCAGTGTTTTTATCCACCTTTGGTTTGCTATTTGTTTTAGCGATTGGTGATGTGGCGATCTTTTCAATTTTTGGTAATCAACAGTGGCAAACCTTGCCCTGGTTAATTTATAGCTATGCCGGGAGTTACCGTATTGCTGAAGCGAGCATGGCCTCTTTGGTGCTATTAGCCATTTGCAGCTTAATTTTATGGTCTAGTGAGAAGTTTCAAACTGAGGCTGCTAAAGGTCAAGCTAGTGAGCGAAATAGCAAGAAAGAACATGAGCAAGTTAAAACAAAGGAACGCAATCATGTTGCAGATTAA
- the thiB gene encoding thiamine ABC transporter substrate binding subunit, with translation MKNLLSVVIFLICTVSLTNQARAADLTIYTYDSFVSEWGAGPQLEKIFEKQCDCDIEFIAEEDGVSIVNRLRIEKQRTKADVILGVDDALLEVVRSAGMVQDHQLQLSGLKAELNWNDTAFVPYDYGYFSFIYDSSKIKQPVTSLKELINSNASVIYQDPRTSTPGQGLLLWIKKVYGDQSAQAWKQLAGHTVTVTKGWWEAYSMFLEGGSDYVLSYNTSPAYHLVAENKSQYKAAPFSEGHIAQVEVAAITKATKNKKLAQQFLAFLTSVEAQKIIPVTNWMQPVVDGVELPKAFDDLIQPQRIGFSSQQVADNRKSWLREWRSAAAK, from the coding sequence ATGAAAAACCTGTTGTCTGTTGTGATTTTCTTAATCTGTACGGTAAGTCTGACCAATCAAGCGAGAGCTGCTGATCTGACGATCTATACCTATGATTCTTTTGTTTCTGAATGGGGGGCAGGCCCGCAGTTAGAAAAAATATTCGAAAAGCAGTGCGACTGCGATATTGAATTTATTGCTGAAGAAGATGGTGTCAGCATTGTTAACCGCTTGCGAATTGAAAAGCAACGCACTAAAGCCGATGTCATTCTTGGTGTTGACGATGCATTGCTAGAAGTGGTTCGCTCTGCCGGTATGGTTCAAGATCATCAATTGCAATTGTCTGGTTTAAAAGCAGAATTAAATTGGAATGACACTGCGTTTGTTCCATACGACTACGGCTATTTCTCATTTATTTATGACAGCAGTAAAATCAAACAGCCAGTCACTTCACTAAAAGAATTAATTAATTCCAACGCTTCAGTCATCTACCAAGACCCACGAACCAGTACGCCAGGCCAAGGGTTATTGCTGTGGATTAAAAAAGTATACGGCGATCAATCTGCACAAGCTTGGAAGCAGTTGGCAGGTCATACAGTGACAGTCACCAAAGGTTGGTGGGAAGCTTACAGTATGTTCTTGGAAGGTGGTTCGGATTACGTTTTAAGTTATAACACCTCGCCTGCTTATCACTTAGTTGCAGAAAACAAATCACAATACAAAGCCGCGCCTTTTTCTGAAGGTCATATCGCACAGGTTGAAGTCGCTGCGATTACCAAAGCGACTAAAAATAAAAAGCTAGCCCAGCAATTCTTGGCCTTTTTAACCTCAGTTGAAGCGCAAAAAATCATACCAGTAACCAATTGGATGCAGCCTGTTGTTGATGGTGTTGAGCTGCCAAAAGCATTTGATGATTTGATTCAACCCCAGCGGATTGGTTTTAGTTCTCAACAAGTAGCTGACAATCGTAAAAGTTGGTTACGAGAGTGGCGCAGCGCTGCGGCTAAGTAA
- the gcvH gene encoding glycine cleavage system protein GcvH → MSYIPVDLKYVDSHEWLRVEENGEYTVGVTEHAQSLLGDVVFVELPEVGSEFEQGNDAGVVESVKAASDVYSPIKGTITAINSELEDTPELINSDPYGDGWIFRIMPDGEPDNLLDADAYSELCSDEG, encoded by the coding sequence ATGAGTTATATCCCAGTAGATTTGAAATACGTTGATAGTCATGAATGGCTGCGTGTAGAAGAAAACGGCGAGTACACCGTTGGTGTAACTGAGCATGCGCAAAGCTTGCTAGGCGATGTGGTGTTTGTTGAGTTACCTGAAGTCGGTTCTGAATTTGAGCAGGGAAATGATGCGGGTGTTGTTGAGTCAGTGAAGGCTGCTTCCGACGTATATTCACCAATCAAGGGCACGATTACGGCAATTAACTCAGAGCTGGAAGATACTCCAGAGCTGATTAACTCAGATCCATATGGTGATGGCTGGATTTTCCGTATTATGCCGGATGGTGAGCCAGATAATTTACTTGATGCTGATGCTTATTCAGAGTTGTGTTCTGACGAAGGCTAA
- a CDS encoding FAD-dependent monooxygenase: MENTESAAVKKMQQFDIGIVGGGIVGLALVASLVALNQQQNKKLNIALYEQFPAKFKQPESEDDWDLRVSAITPASSQLFKSIGVWDQIAEHRIAPYQGMQVWDSLGDGKIEFSAEDLKLPFLGHIIENRVMRKVLWQWLELQAADPDSGVELFCPVTLNSAQYSAAQQLTSLELQKNNGNHEQHQLKLAVAADGANSWLRRQLGLRHSERAYGHQALVTTIRTEQPHQQICRQAFMSSGPLALLPLADPHTCSIVWSADDQKATELQNYSPTQLAGAIAAAMDHRLGEVALITDNGFFPLRMRHATHYGEAGIALVGDACHTVHPLAGLGMNLGLMDAAMLAQVICENDQSLENPGDALLMRRYQRRRKAEITSVLLAMDSFRLLFGSKFIPLVQLRNFGLKMTDRLGPIKNLFAGYAVGNKADTPVLARVK, from the coding sequence ATGGAAAATACCGAATCAGCCGCAGTGAAAAAAATGCAACAGTTTGATATCGGCATCGTCGGTGGCGGTATCGTCGGTTTGGCTTTGGTTGCTTCTCTAGTTGCGCTTAATCAACAGCAAAATAAAAAGCTTAATATAGCTCTGTACGAACAATTCCCCGCTAAATTCAAGCAGCCTGAATCAGAAGATGATTGGGATCTTAGGGTTAGTGCAATTACCCCCGCTTCATCGCAATTATTTAAATCGATTGGCGTTTGGGATCAAATTGCTGAGCATCGTATCGCCCCTTATCAAGGCATGCAGGTGTGGGATAGTCTTGGTGATGGAAAAATAGAATTTTCTGCTGAAGATTTAAAACTGCCTTTTCTCGGTCATATCATCGAAAACCGAGTGATGCGAAAAGTATTATGGCAGTGGTTAGAGCTGCAAGCGGCTGACCCAGATTCTGGCGTGGAATTATTCTGCCCAGTGACTTTGAATAGCGCGCAATATTCAGCTGCCCAGCAATTAACTTCGCTGGAATTACAAAAGAATAATGGCAACCATGAACAGCATCAATTAAAGCTGGCAGTTGCTGCTGATGGTGCTAATTCATGGCTGCGGCGTCAATTAGGGCTGCGCCATAGCGAGCGAGCTTATGGTCATCAGGCTTTAGTCACCACTATTCGTACTGAACAACCCCATCAGCAGATATGCCGCCAGGCGTTTATGTCTTCCGGCCCATTGGCACTATTACCGCTGGCCGATCCGCATACCTGCTCGATTGTTTGGAGCGCCGATGATCAAAAAGCCACCGAGCTGCAAAACTACTCGCCAACCCAATTAGCCGGTGCCATTGCCGCAGCGATGGATCATCGTTTGGGTGAAGTAGCATTAATTACCGATAACGGCTTCTTTCCGCTGCGAATGCGTCATGCGACGCATTATGGCGAAGCGGGCATTGCACTAGTGGGCGATGCTTGCCATACGGTTCATCCATTAGCAGGTTTAGGAATGAATCTCGGTTTAATGGACGCAGCGATGCTGGCACAAGTGATTTGTGAAAATGACCAATCGCTGGAAAACCCGGGTGATGCATTATTAATGCGCCGCTATCAACGTCGCCGTAAAGCAGAAATCACATCAGTTCTGTTAGCAATGGACAGCTTTCGCTTATTGTTTGGTAGTAAATTTATTCCATTGGTACAGCTGCGTAATTTCGGCCTGAAAATGACTGATCGACTAGGGCCAATTAAAAACCTATTTGCTGGTTATGCGGTAGGTAATAAAGCCGATACGCCGGTATTAGCACGGGTTAAATAG
- the ubiH gene encoding 2-octaprenyl-6-methoxyphenyl hydroxylase → MQGSISQGWKLWIKKAHEQRLNNYVKISVAAKPELKMDQSIDFDILICGGGMAGASLALALAPQGWKIGIVEAVEPSSNLQPSYDDRSIALAQASANLFRNINLWPQLEPHCQPIRSIHVSDKGRFGVTRIQPQSIGLDALGYVIEVRPLGQVLHQKIAQTDNIHLICPAKLASLQQNKNSCQIAIETSDGVHQLSSKLLIAADGALSPVRRLLGLNHDQSDYDQSAIIANVTTEIAHAGRAFERFTDSGPLAMLPLTENRCSLVWCVKKHQLEQHMALDDQQFAEQLQQRFGWRLGRIEKAGQRSHYPLLQMRVPQQIKDRVMLIGNAAHAVHPVAGQGLNLGLRDVAELVESLSGLTSQQDPVLDGRLTEYQKWRNADQRKILLATHSLVTLFSNQSNLLGHLRGASLAGMDLWQPVKKMLARQATGLAGRLPSLIQERS, encoded by the coding sequence ATGCAGGGATCCATAAGCCAAGGATGGAAGCTGTGGATTAAAAAAGCTCATGAACAACGGCTTAATAATTACGTTAAAATCTCTGTTGCAGCAAAACCCGAGTTAAAAATGGATCAATCAATCGATTTCGATATTCTGATTTGTGGTGGTGGTATGGCAGGCGCTTCTTTGGCGCTGGCCTTGGCACCTCAAGGCTGGAAAATCGGCATTGTAGAAGCTGTTGAGCCCAGCTCAAATTTACAGCCCAGTTATGATGATCGAAGCATTGCATTGGCGCAGGCATCGGCTAATTTGTTTCGAAATATTAATCTGTGGCCGCAGCTTGAACCCCATTGCCAGCCGATTAGATCGATTCATGTTTCAGACAAGGGTCGTTTTGGTGTTACCCGAATTCAGCCGCAAAGTATTGGGCTAGATGCCTTAGGTTATGTCATTGAAGTGCGTCCTTTAGGTCAAGTGCTGCACCAAAAAATTGCCCAAACCGATAATATTCATTTAATTTGTCCGGCTAAATTAGCCTCGTTGCAGCAAAATAAAAATAGTTGCCAAATAGCGATTGAAACATCTGATGGCGTGCATCAACTGAGCAGTAAATTATTAATTGCTGCCGATGGCGCATTGTCGCCGGTGCGGCGTTTGCTGGGTTTGAATCACGACCAAAGTGATTATGACCAGTCGGCCATCATTGCCAATGTTACTACTGAAATTGCCCATGCTGGCCGAGCGTTTGAGCGTTTCACCGACTCAGGCCCATTGGCAATGCTACCGTTAACTGAAAACCGCTGTTCTTTAGTTTGGTGTGTTAAAAAGCATCAGCTTGAACAGCATATGGCATTAGACGATCAGCAGTTTGCTGAGCAGTTACAGCAGAGATTTGGCTGGCGATTAGGCAGAATAGAAAAGGCCGGTCAACGTAGCCATTATCCGTTGTTACAAATGCGGGTGCCCCAGCAAATTAAAGATCGAGTGATGCTGATTGGTAATGCGGCGCATGCTGTACACCCCGTTGCTGGACAGGGTTTAAACCTGGGCCTACGTGATGTGGCAGAGCTGGTTGAAAGCCTGAGCGGCTTAACTTCTCAGCAAGACCCTGTGCTAGATGGACGTTTGACTGAATATCAAAAATGGCGCAATGCCGACCAACGTAAAATATTATTAGCGACTCATTCTCTGGTGACCTTATTTTCTAACCAAAGTAATTTACTGGGCCATCTTCGTGGCGCAAGTTTGGCTGGAATGGATTTATGGCAACCGGTTAAAAAGATGTTGGCGCGACAAGCAACCGGTCTAGCAGGTCGTTTGCCATCATTGATTCAGGAGAGAAGTTAA
- the pepP gene encoding Xaa-Pro aminopeptidase, with amino-acid sequence MSKKNMEMPLDITAEEFASRREQLKSQLATDGLMLLAAADHPIRNGDAEYGYRQNSNFWYLTGFDEPEAVMVIAPNRKEGEYILFCRDRNPEMEQWTGRRAGQDGAKEIYGADQAFSISKLDEMLPALMEDRDTVYLPLARGNDLQATAEKALNVVRGRVRTGIAAPQRFEDIEPLIHEMRLFKSAAEAEQMRYAGKVSAMGHTRAMEKSHSGLNEYQLEAEICHEFARMGCRDEAYSSIVGGGENACILHYIENNQLLKHGDMVLIDAGAEFRKYAGDITRTFPVDGKFSEPQRELYQIVLNAQLASIEQVKPGNTFDHPHQATLQALTSGLVELGILKGDVKELIEKEAYKPFFMHKTGHWLGIDVHDCGKYKIDGEWRKLEPGMVMTIEPGLYISPSDDVDEKYWNIGIRIEDDILVTESGYENLSADVVKSVEEIETLMGQRNK; translated from the coding sequence GTGAGCAAAAAAAACATGGAAATGCCACTGGATATTACCGCCGAGGAATTTGCATCGCGGCGTGAGCAGCTGAAATCTCAGCTGGCAACTGATGGGTTAATGTTACTGGCGGCAGCCGATCATCCAATTCGCAATGGTGATGCGGAATATGGCTATCGTCAAAATAGTAATTTCTGGTACCTGACCGGATTTGACGAGCCAGAAGCGGTGATGGTAATTGCGCCAAACCGTAAAGAAGGCGAGTACATTTTGTTCTGCCGTGATCGCAATCCGGAGATGGAACAATGGACAGGTCGTCGAGCAGGCCAAGATGGCGCCAAAGAAATTTATGGTGCAGATCAAGCTTTTTCGATCAGCAAGTTAGACGAAATGCTACCGGCATTAATGGAAGACCGCGACACGGTTTATTTGCCATTAGCACGTGGTAATGATCTGCAAGCTACTGCAGAAAAAGCATTAAATGTTGTTAGAGGCCGAGTGCGTACTGGTATTGCCGCACCCCAGCGCTTTGAAGATATTGAACCTTTAATTCATGAAATGCGTTTGTTTAAATCTGCCGCTGAAGCAGAGCAAATGCGTTATGCCGGTAAAGTCTCTGCGATGGGCCATACCCGGGCAATGGAGAAGTCTCATTCCGGTTTAAATGAATATCAACTGGAAGCAGAAATCTGCCATGAATTTGCACGAATGGGCTGTCGAGATGAAGCCTACTCAAGCATTGTTGGTGGTGGCGAAAATGCCTGTATTTTGCATTACATCGAAAATAACCAGCTGTTAAAACACGGCGATATGGTTCTGATCGATGCCGGCGCAGAATTCCGCAAATACGCGGGTGACATTACGCGTACTTTCCCGGTTGATGGAAAATTCTCTGAGCCGCAGCGCGAATTATACCAAATAGTATTAAATGCGCAGTTAGCCTCAATCGAGCAAGTTAAGCCGGGTAATACTTTTGATCATCCACATCAGGCAACGCTGCAAGCGCTGACTTCTGGTCTGGTTGAACTGGGTATTTTAAAAGGCGATGTAAAAGAATTAATTGAAAAAGAAGCTTATAAGCCATTTTTCATGCACAAGACCGGCCACTGGCTGGGGATTGATGTTCACGACTGCGGTAAATATAAAATTGATGGTGAATGGCGCAAGCTTGAGCCAGGTATGGTAATGACCATCGAACCTGGTTTATACATCAGTCCAAGCGATGATGTAGATGAAAAATACTGGAATATCGGCATTCGAATTGAAGACGATATTTTGGTGACTGAATCTGGTTACGAAAACTTATCAGCAGATGTTGTGAAATCAGTGGAAGAAATTGAAACCCTGATGGGGCAACGAAATAAATAA
- a CDS encoding UPF0149 family protein, with the protein MQTLAEWPQLQQFEELLDKHGALAETPESQGLLCGLMCSAHTPGLKDWMEAMFGGEADLEEQEIDLLRIFYRMTTEGFVQSDFSFSPLIPDESAGLAARADALTSWVRGFMTGFALTGQNEKEPDDPTVGEALIDMRNLGVTQFDIDEEDDMDETEAAFEEIHEFVRVAAQLIFNDYAPEGLEPGDDERLH; encoded by the coding sequence ATGCAAACACTTGCCGAATGGCCACAACTGCAGCAGTTTGAAGAACTGCTTGATAAACACGGCGCTTTGGCCGAAACACCGGAATCACAAGGTTTGCTTTGTGGACTAATGTGCTCTGCTCATACGCCCGGTTTGAAAGACTGGATGGAGGCGATGTTTGGTGGCGAAGCCGATCTTGAAGAACAAGAGATTGATCTGCTACGAATCTTTTATCGCATGACGACCGAAGGTTTTGTTCAGTCAGACTTTAGTTTTTCACCATTAATACCTGATGAATCTGCTGGCTTGGCAGCCCGCGCTGACGCTTTAACTAGCTGGGTGCGCGGTTTTATGACCGGTTTTGCGCTGACCGGTCAAAATGAAAAAGAACCTGACGATCCTACTGTTGGTGAAGCATTAATTGATATGCGTAACTTGGGTGTCACCCAGTTCGATATCGATGAAGAAGATGACATGGACGAAACTGAAGCAGCTTTTGAAGAAATTCATGAGTTTGTCAGGGTTGCTGCCCAGTTAATTTTTAATGATTATGCGCCAGAAGGTTTAGAGCCAGGCGACGACGAACGACTGCATTAA
- a CDS encoding TIGR02449 family protein, which translates to MLPEHLSQLENRIDTLIALCERLQEENAALRRSQALLMQERSDMVKHQQQAGERLEALISMLQTAE; encoded by the coding sequence ATGTTGCCAGAACATCTGAGCCAGCTTGAAAATCGAATTGATACCCTGATCGCTCTTTGCGAACGACTTCAGGAAGAAAATGCCGCCCTGCGCCGCAGCCAAGCACTGTTGATGCAAGAACGCAGTGATATGGTCAAGCACCAACAGCAAGCCGGCGAACGCCTTGAAGCACTTATATCCATGCTTCAAACAGCGGAGTAA
- a CDS encoding cell division protein ZapA, with protein MSGKKISITLLGKKHQLFCPAGEEAALHRSVEYLETRLQESSEKASLLSYERVLMITALNMANELLRAEVSKAQVDMELHQRISALHENIDQLLLQQRQMELPD; from the coding sequence ATGTCCGGCAAAAAAATTTCCATTACCCTTCTGGGAAAAAAACACCAATTATTTTGCCCAGCAGGCGAAGAAGCTGCATTGCATCGCAGTGTTGAATATCTTGAGACTCGCCTTCAGGAATCTAGCGAAAAAGCCAGCTTGCTCAGCTATGAAAGAGTTTTAATGATAACGGCATTAAACATGGCCAATGAGCTGCTTAGAGCAGAAGTCAGTAAAGCGCAAGTAGATATGGAGCTTCATCAGCGTATTTCTGCTCTGCATGAGAATATTGATCAACTTTTACTTCAGCAGCGACAAATGGAGCTGCCAGATTGA
- a CDS encoding 5-formyltetrahydrofolate cyclo-ligase — protein MNTPSNQQPPSDPRALRRHLRQARRAISISQRQQLDLQICQHLLQLPQLDKPCKIAFYMAGDGEADILHAALSLMKQGHQFYLPIIDSDGTNRLRFGLWQPDCAMKANRFDIAEPDVAFKDQLTGLQLDLIFMPLVGFDLTGNRLGMGGGFYDRTLEFKIKQPSADDPELIGIAYQCQNVEQLNRENWDVPLDGLISEQCYRKFSR, from the coding sequence ATGAACACTCCAAGCAACCAACAACCTCCATCTGATCCCAGAGCTTTACGGCGGCATTTGCGCCAAGCCCGACGTGCGATCTCTATTAGCCAAAGACAACAACTTGACCTGCAAATTTGTCAGCACCTTTTGCAACTGCCACAACTTGACAAGCCCTGCAAGATTGCTTTTTATATGGCTGGCGATGGCGAAGCTGATATTTTACATGCAGCGCTGAGTTTGATGAAACAAGGCCACCAATTCTACCTGCCAATTATTGACTCTGATGGAACCAACCGATTACGTTTCGGTTTATGGCAACCTGACTGCGCCATGAAGGCCAATCGGTTTGATATTGCAGAACCTGATGTTGCCTTTAAAGACCAGCTGACTGGACTGCAGTTAGATTTAATTTTTATGCCACTGGTAGGGTTTGATTTAACGGGCAATCGACTGGGTATGGGCGGCGGATTTTATGATCGAACATTAGAATTTAAAATCAAACAACCATCCGCAGATGATCCTGAACTGATTGGAATTGCTTATCAGTGTCAAAATGTCGAACAGTTAAATCGCGAGAATTGGGATGTGCCGTTAGATGGTTTGATTAGCGAACAATGCTATCGGAAATTCTCTCGCTAG